GGCCCACAAAGGCATCCTCCACGGGCACGAGGGGGACATGGTGGGCCACTCCCAGGAGGGCAGCTGCGGTGTCTCCCGAGAGGATGTAGGCTGTGCCGCTGCAGTAGGGCGGAAAGATGGTGGGCAGGTAGAGGGAGGCTGGCACATAGTGGCGGCTGTGGGGGTCACGGTTGGGCCTTACCCGCCAGTGGATTCGGCCAAGATATGTGCCCCGGGCATTGGTGAGTGTCCCTAGATGTTGTGCCAGTGCAGGCAGATTTAAGAACACGTCGTCATCTGCCTTGATGATGAAGGTGGCCCCAGTGCAGTATGTGGTTGCCCAGCCCATGAGTGCCAATGTCTTGAGAGTCAGGTTGGCATAGGTGTCTGTAAATCGCCCCTGTACAATGTCTCCGTGCTGCTCTGCCTCACGCTGCAGTGCGGCCTGCTGAGAGGGTTCTCTGGGCAGCCCCAGGGCAAAGAATGTCTGGACGGGGTACCCCGCGGCCCACCGCACCCCTCCCCACGTCTCTCGCACTGCTTGTCGCTGGAGTGTGTGGCTTGGGGCGCTGGTCACGAGAACAAGCAGGAATGGGGGCCGTGGGGTGCAGGTGtctgggggaggcagcagcaggaaggcatCGGAGGAGGGCAGGATGGGGTCATTGGCAGAGCGCTCCCTGCtggccaggaaaaaaggcagcGAGTGGGAGAGCAGTTCTTCGTGGCCGCCAGTGACCAGGAAACTTGCCACGGAGAGGACTGCAAGGCCGGACAGGAGCCACCACAAGAGCCGGCGGCGTGGGCATCGTTTGTGGCAGGGGGGTAGATCCATCTGACAGGGTGGGCAGGTGTGTCAGGAGGCAGCCGGAAGCGATACCCTGcaacagagggagggggagagtgagagtgCCTTCTTGATGGTTCTCCACCCCACTGCTCTGCGAGCACTTACTCCTGTTTTAGGAGTAAAACACCACTCCTGTTTTAagataactacactggctgccagttagtttccaggcaaaatacaatgtgctggttattacctataaaaccctgaacagcttgggcccagtgTATTTAAGAGCGTGCTGCCTTCTtcgtgaaccccaccgcctattaagagcATCAATAGAAATCCGGTAGGGGTTGCCACCAACttgcttggtggtgacccaaaaccggaccttctctagggttgtcctgtgctctggaatacactcccaaaAGGAATAATGCCCAAAGCGGCCTGTGTCTGGCCACAGCagcggccccgctcaccccaccccctgcatctgacgtcagatgcaggggccgtgGTCTGGCCCCCGAATGGAGCCGCACGGCTCTGTTCCGGAGTTAAGAGTCTGGCctgcgctgtgtttgcagcatgtccaggagtggctcttccctgcctttaaggcagggaggagctgctcctggctgcaccatGAATGCAGTgtcagccatttaactcccgaagaggccacgtggccccttcaggagctagactggggctggcacctttaaggcagggaagagctgctcctggccacgccgcaaattcagcagccatttaactctcaaatgggagccgtgcagcccctgctcaggagctaaaccagcaccctcgTGTCTTGATgtcaggtaggtaggtaggtaggtgtgtgtgtgtgtgtgtgtgtgtgtgtctcaccctctggttgtttttaaacgacttatgaaaacacacctgttttaccAGGCGTTTGGTCTATGCTGTGTTAAAGTTCTATTGATGGaaatgttaatttgtttttacatgacttttaggttttagttggtttaaattgtaaactgccctgcgaTTTTGTATAGACCTGTATAGACATAGATTTAGCCATCCTTCCCCACCCTCCCCCTCAATTAGCCATCTGCCTTGCAGGACCTACAAATAATCCCCCTCCTGTGTCAGCTCTCTTAAGAAGAATGAGGGCTGGGGGCAGGACCCAAATGATGAGAGAGCAGGggatggcagagggaggggacagAGGCAGAAGGGAGGCAAAGCAcaccagggactgaggaaggggtCATGGAGGAgccctagagatgtgaaggcttggggtggggggaaatgggggtgggAATTCCCATTAAAAAGGGAAAAACTGTCCCCCCCCTTCCCATCTCTAAGGACACCAGGACTCACCTCCCTTTCAAGCTGCGGTAGCTGCCGCActgcctcccttcccttcctccatccTTGCATCCTCCTGTGCAGGGGCCCCAGGCTGTGCCACGCCAGCTTCATCCCTAGCACAGGCGCACTCTGCCTCCTTTAGCCCCAACGCCCGCCTCCCCCACCCACGTGCAGATGAGCAGCAGGATGGTCAGGTTCCAATCAGTAGCACAGTTTGTCCCTCCCAGGGCCTTTTGGCGGATTTCCAGGGCTTCTAATGCCAGCCGCTCCTCCTAGGGACTGAGCGAGCCGAACCTCCCTTTGTGCAGAAGGCAGTCACACTACATTCTGTGGCCTTTACTTGCAAGTAAAGCTGGCTAGGATTGTAGCTGAGCCTAagctagggacataggaaactgccttaaactgagtcagaccatcggtctgtccagctcagtattgtcttcatagactggcagcggcttctccaaagctacaggcaggagtctctctcagccctatcttggagctgtcagggagggaatctgagaccttctgcatgcaagcatgtagatgctcttcccagaacggcccccatcccctaatggggaatatttagtaatccaaaaaccttagTTTTAAAATGAGAGTGAAGATTATTTACATTTTCGCTCATgtgttaaaaagaatggaaattactAGTTAGGTGCCCATCTGAACCGCTGCACCAtaaaagctgtaaagactttgtacagtctgttATATGATGACAGCTtaagaaatgaggctccatgcacccatgtttttccttggtctttcagctggacactgggctggggagggatgcatccaggcagacatttaacaggtccaggttccctaatcacttcctagagatgcccctgattaatttctgcctgacGCCTCTCTGATCAAGGAACCAGGATAATTAATGTTTAGGGAAGATGCAGCAAGCCATTctgagccctctctcctgctgttgctccccttgcaactggtatttagaggcaccttgcctctgaggctggaggtggtctatagctcccagactagtagccattgatacacttgttctccatgaacttatctaaacccctctttaagccatccattctgttggctgtcaccatgtcttgtggcTCTGAAATAAAATTTTTGTCGTCTTCTCCTCCCACTACCAATGGGACCTATTGGAAAAGACTCTGCAAAAGGAGGGTCTGGATAGCTACCAGAGTTTGTTCCTAGATGTGATGGAATCCATGAGGTTTTGCCCCAGAGGGAGGTAGTAGCTCTTAAGTTCTTAAAAGTGAGCTACTTATCTttgtttgaaaatattttaaaggagTCTGAGAGATTATCTGTGTTTGGGACACCTCAGATGGGAAGGCCCAATGCAGTACAATGAAGGTACAGCTTAGATGATTCTTTGGATTTGGAAAGGTTTGTGTTCCAAGTCTGTTGACATGTTGAAAGCAGTGTCAGAAATTGCTGAATTTCCTACAGAGTAACAAGGAATCCAGGGTAGCATTTAGCAGCCTAGCAGGGACCCCAAGTCAAAATTTCTATTATGTTTTTTGGTCAACTTTTTATTTGCCTTATCCAAGTAACAGCTGCTCATATCTGATATCTTTTTAACAGGAAATACCTACAAACCCCACACCCTCctgttccctccctcctgcccagcaACTGTCAAACAACCCTTTCCACATTATTTGATATGCACTTTACAGGGCAAACATAGGATAATCATGGGCGTCAATCTTTCTGTCTTGTCATCATGCCTTTCCTTTGGTCTGCATAACTCAAGATAGGACAACAGTCTTTCTGAAAAATAatttttgtgtgacttgtgtaaCACCAATTTAATAAATTGTCCATTGTTTTCTATTTGTACACAACCTGTTAGAAATTGACAACACAGGGGCTGAATTAGAATCCTGAACAATCCTCGTATAAACTCAAACCACAGGGTGACAAAATGCCATGAGAAATGTTACCACGATTGCAAAGCTAAAGTTGTCATGTCGTTCTATCATAAAGGATGTGGCATAAGATAGCCCTCCAGCCGCACTGCTAACACCATTGATATTTAATGAAGCTTTTTGTCTTGATGGAAATATTCTAAACTGGGGCACATAATAAGGCCAGCCTTGCCTTgcggaaacccacaagcaggaaatgaaagcatgccctctctcatgctgttgctccctgcaactggtattgagactgaggcatcttgcctctgaggctggaggtggcccccagccaccagactagtagtcattgatagatctgtcctccatggatttgtctaagccccttttaaagccatccaagctgatggccatcaccatatcctgtggcagagaattccattgactAATTATGTGCTGCAACGTAGAGGTTGGGAAAGACTtgttttgtgggtcctaaatttcctggcaatcagtttcaaacTTCCagattgttttgtactgtatgaGAGAGCATAAAGCCCAATTGTACTCTGGCCCAGACccgtgggtttgtggtgaaaatGTAGATATACTGTACAGAGAtcaaggatgcttattttgcagggagcTCCCCGTAAGCTCAtcaggtccagggtccaaaattacctagctgcactccCAGAGGGGATGTGAGGGAGGGAAACACACTTATCTCCGCCTCTGCCCCTTTCTTCACTCCCTCCATAATGCTATAAGCCTCAGTCACATCCCCCATCCGTCCCCCAAACTCTGTTGCCTTTTCTCATCATCAGGAAAGCCTCCCGACCATTTCTGGCTGGGTTGCCTCTTTTGCACCAACCCCAGCTCATTTTGTACCCCCCGCCCGCACCCTCAAAACAATTGGAACGCAAGGAGGGCTTCTTTTTGAGAGGTGGCAGGCAGAACTGTCGGCGGTGTTCCCGAAGTGTGGCTGCAACGTCGCTCTGTAAAAGGGCATTTTTAGGATACCGGCAGTTCCATTCTGGTGCCCCAGCTGAGGATTTTTTACTTTTGCCCAGCTGCTGTCCCACACGGGTCGGTGCCTCTACCGTCCCTCCTAAGACGCCTCTGGCTTCCCTCGGCCGCCTCCTTTCCGAAATCTGCTGCTCCATTGGAGGGTGGGGAGGCTTGACATCT
Above is a window of Hemicordylus capensis ecotype Gifberg chromosome 2, rHemCap1.1.pri, whole genome shotgun sequence DNA encoding:
- the B3GALT4 gene encoding beta-1,3-galactosyltransferase 4; the encoded protein is MDLPPCHKRCPRRRLLWWLLSGLAVLSVASFLVTGGHEELLSHSLPFFLASRERSANDPILPSSDAFLLLPPPDTCTPRPPFLLVLVTSAPSHTLQRQAVRETWGGVRWAAGYPVQTFFALGLPREPSQQAALQREAEQHGDIVQGRFTDTYANLTLKTLALMGWATTYCTGATFIIKADDDVFLNLPALAQHLGTLTNARGTYLGRIHWRVRPNRDPHSRHYVPASLYLPTIFPPYCSGTAYILSGDTAAALLGVAHHVPLVPVEDAFVGLCAHQAGITPQHEAHMAGSAHFPPDPCCYREVLYSVHGVIPSKMLDMWHSTGLCGTWQRTLGLLRCKTLAWLAAL